CTCGACTTCGCGGATTGACTCCAGGTATTGATCGAGCCGCTGCTGATCGCCGTGGCCGAGCTTGCGGCGCAGATTGCTGGTTTCTTCGATCGCTATATCGAGCACGCTGCGGTTCAGTTCTAGACGAGCCTTCGCTTGCTTCAGTTGAGCGGCATCCGCCGGCGGAAAAAGTTTTTCGAACACCGTGCGATAGTTGCCGATCGCGGGAATGTCCGCTCCCATGGCGTTGCGCGAAAGCGTTCGAGTCCCTACGCCGTCTTCAAACGAGAGCGCGAGCGACGGCACGTACGTCGGGCCCACGTGCTGGGCTGCGACCTGGTCCAGCGAGATCGTGTTCGTAATCGTCCCCGGAGTAATCTTAATATTCGTGCCGGTCAGCCAGTTGTAAGGATGCTCGTGACCGCTGATGCGACCTTGAATGTGCAAGAGGCTCGAAAGCACTGAGAACTCGTCGCGCAAATGGGCGAGCGGCCGATGCGATGGCGAGATCGTGTACTTCGGACCTTCATCGGCCGGATACCACTGATAATGGTTGATTGCCCCCGGAATATAAAAGCAGGCAAGGCGGGGCGGTTCCTTCTGCCCTATTGCAGCGGCGGCCGAGCTTCCCCCCATCACTTGCAACCAGGGAAGGGCGATCATCGCGCCGAGACCATGAAGGGCGGTGCGGCGGGTGACAATGGGATTTTTGCTATTCATTATGTTACCTGTTACGGATCATTCTTTGGTCAGTATTCGTTCGCCTAAAAACGCTCGCGAGCGGACTACGGACTGCAACAATTCTCGCAGCGGATAACCTCGCGGGCGATGAGTCGCCATGATCTGCCGGATTTCAGCCAGATCAGCAATCTCAGGTTTTCGGCCGGTGCTGTAGAGAAACACGTTCTTCAGCCAGCCGCGCACAATGTCGTCCGTATAGTACTGGAAGAGCAACTGTTTGCATTCGACAAATGACGTAAAGGTTTCGCCGCGGGGAAGTTTGCCCGTGGCATCTACGGGCCGCTCCTTCCCGCTGCCGCGCCATTCGATTTTGCCGTCCAGTTCGTTACGGACGTACTTCTCGAATTCGCTTTCTCGCCAGCGGCCGCTGAGATCGAAATTCTGGAAGGCAAATCCAAGCGGATCCATGCTTTTGTGGCAGACTGCGCACCTGGCATCTTCCTGATGTTGCACCAGCAGTTGCTTAAAACTCTTTCCGACGTTTTTGCCATCCGAAGGAATTAGCTCTGGCACTTCGAGCGGGGGAGGTGGGGGAGGATCGTCGAGAATTCGCCGCAGCGTCCAGGCGCCGCGATAAATGACCCAGTTCTCACCCATCCAGCAGAGCATCGACTGGATGCCGGCGTGACTGAGGATGCCGCCGCCGCGAGGATCGTCCTTTTTCAGCGTAACTCGCCGCAACCGCCCGCCGTGAATCTTCTCATAACCATAATGCCGGGCGAGGATGTCGTTGTGCATCGACCAGTTACTGGCGATTAGTTCGCGCGCGGGGCGATTCTGCTGCAGTAGTTCCGTCACATACGCGATAGTCTCTTGCTGCAGCGATGCCTTCAAATTCCGGCCAAAGCGGAAGTCCTGCTTCTGAATGTGATCCATCGCCAAGGTGATCGGCTGCCCCATTTCCAGCCACTGCATGACGAAGGGGTGGAAAAAGAGTTCGCTGCGGGAGTCTGTAAGGAGCCGCAACACTTGGGCGTCGAGCACTGCGGGATCGCGTAGTTTGTTCTTCGAGGCTAGGCCACGCAGTTCCGCATCTGGCGGCGCGCCCCAGAGGAAGAAGCTGAGCCGTGAGGCAATCGCGAACTGATCGTGGGGGTTGTCCGGTCCAGGCACGGACAAATAGCGGAACGACCCCGACATGAGCGCCGCATGGAAAGCTGCCCGCAGCGCTTCGTCAAAGTCCTGCCCGCGTTTCCGCTCCTGGTCATACAGCCCGAGGAACCGCTGCTGCTCTGCGACGGAAACGGGGCGTCGCCAGGCACGTTCGATCCAGATCACCAGAAGTCGCTCGGCCGATGCGCGATCATCAGACAGATCGCCCGCTCCAAACTTCCAATCGGCCGGTGGCCACTGCTGCTGAAAGTCAGCTTCGATTGCAAAGTTGTGCAGCACCACGAGCGGCACAGGCTGTTGAGTGATGGGCAGAGTCTTGGCATCAAACGCGGGGCGGAACAAGCCGCCTCCGTTGGGAATCTTCTCCTCCGGCTTGCTGCGGTCTTCGTTGGGATAGCCGTCGATCTCATATGGCATTTCCACGCGATTGGTCAGGGTAATTGCCAGGCCCTTTGCATCGGCGGTGACATCGGCCAGATGGATTTGATATTCCAGCGTTTGCGGCGCGTCCGCTGAACTGTCGATTTCGACATACGCAACATCCCGCCCGCCGACCTCAACCCACAACTGCGAGTCAGGAATTTTCGGCGACGGTTTTTGGAGCGAGACGACGAACTTGAGACGCAATATTCCGCGTTGCGTCGGCGGCGGAATGCGAATTGTCAAACCGCCCCGATCCGGCAGCCACTTCGGCTTGATGAACCATCCGGTACCCGGCTGACTGACGACATCGCCGCTATTCACGGTCACGCCGTCCGCTTTCCACGCATCGAAGACTTTCTTCACATCTTTGGCATCGCGCACGTCGGCAGCGTACAGCTTGGCTCGCGACTCCGACCGAAAGCGGATTCCATCCACCGCGCGGCGAGTGACTGCGAGCGCCTGGGCGACGGAATCGGCGGCGTCCTGCAGGCCATCGGCCCCGGTATCAAAGCCATCCACCTTGCCGTCGTCGGGGAGAGCATACGACAAATCCACCGTGAGGCCGCTCACGTCTTGCAGTGCGGCCGCCAGTTCCCGGCGGTTGAGCCGGCGAGTTGCGGCACGACCCAGCGCAAGTTGAGCCTTTTCGATCGCCGCCAGAACTTGCTGCTTGTCTTTATCGCTTGGCCTCGGCTGACCCTCGGGCGGCATTGCGCCTGAGGCGATTTGCTCATGCAGGAGCGTCCACAGATGGCGGTCCGCTGCTTCCACGGAACGCAACGCATCGAACCGCAGCTGAAACTGTTGCTCTTCAGCTCCGTGGCAATCGAAGCAATGCTGTTTGAGGAAGGGCTGAATGATGCGCTCGAAGGATTGATCCTCGGCGGCTGAAACTGTAGGTAGCACGAAACCCGTGATGCCTAGGAAAAACAACGAGCAAATAAGGAAGCGACCATTCATTTCGTCACCTCCTTGACTCGCAACTCGTGCCGCGTGCCGATTGCCACTCGCTGACCGTCCGCGTTGATAGCGACCGCAGTGATCGAATTCGCGAAGCCCGCAAACTGTGCCGTCTTCTTTCGCGTGGCGACATCCCAAACGATTACCGAGCGATCGGCGCTGCCCGAAACGAGGCGAGTTCCATCGCCGCTCAGCGAGAGCGAAGTTACGTCATCGGTATGACCGAGCAGCACTCGCACTTCACCGCCGGTTGCGGCATCCCAAATTCGCACCGAATCGTCCGCACTGCTGCTGATGACCTGCTTGCCGCTCGGGGTAAAAGTGACCGCGGAGATGGATTCCGCATGACCTGTAAACGTCAGCAGCAATTCACCGGAGCTGATGCGATACAACTTCAGCAGATTCTCGCCGTCGCCGACAACCACGAATTGCTGATCCGGGCTAAAGGCGACGCACGTTGCATCGTATTCGTTCTGTTGGTCGATGGTTAGTAAACAGCGGCGCGTCGCCAGGTCCCAAATCTTGCAAGTATCGTCACCGCTGGCCGTCGCCAGCAGCAGGCCGTCGCTGCTCATCGCCAAGCTGGTGATGTTCTCCCGGTGCGATTTCCATTGGACCTGCAGTTTTCCGTCCGAGGAGTTATGCACCTGGACCAAGCCCCGCCAGTTCCCCGTGACGAGTTGCTTTCCATCAGCAGACCATGCAACCACCGTGACTGCAGTTGTCGCTGAATGCTCCCAATGCAGTTTGCCCGAAGATTTGTTCCAGACCTTGGTGCTTTGATCGTCACTAGCCGTCGCTAAATACTTGCCGTCTGGACTGAACGAAACGGAGTTTACCCAGCGCTCGTGGCCGCGACTGACAGACCACTCCGGCTCCGCCGACCTGGCGATGGAGCATAACAGGCCAAGCAACAGCAGCCACGATTTCGACATGATTCCGAACTCCCGACCTCAATGCGTTAGGCCAGTAATTCTGTGAGCGGTCCGTGTTGATCGAATTCCTTCAATCCCGGATCAGCCTGGCCGAAGCTGGTGCGCGATGAGCCGGCGAGCTGCAGCAGCGTGACGAATAGGTTCGCTGTCGTGCGATGACCCTTGTAGCCATACGCGGGGTAGTCGACATAGCGCCCGGTCTTCAACTTGCCGTCGATGTTGCCGAGCACGACCATCGGCCATTCCCAG
Above is a window of Anatilimnocola aggregata DNA encoding:
- a CDS encoding WD40 repeat domain-containing protein — its product is MSKSWLLLLGLLCSIARSAEPEWSVSRGHERWVNSVSFSPDGKYLATASDDQSTKVWNKSSGKLHWEHSATTAVTVVAWSADGKQLVTGNWRGLVQVHNSSDGKLQVQWKSHRENITSLAMSSDGLLLATASGDDTCKIWDLATRRCLLTIDQQNEYDATCVAFSPDQQFVVVGDGENLLKLYRISSGELLLTFTGHAESISAVTFTPSGKQVISSSADDSVRIWDAATGGEVRVLLGHTDDVTSLSLSGDGTRLVSGSADRSVIVWDVATRKKTAQFAGFANSITAVAINADGQRVAIGTRHELRVKEVTK
- a CDS encoding DUF1592 domain-containing protein encodes the protein MNGRFLICSLFFLGITGFVLPTVSAAEDQSFERIIQPFLKQHCFDCHGAEEQQFQLRFDALRSVEAADRHLWTLLHEQIASGAMPPEGQPRPSDKDKQQVLAAIEKAQLALGRAATRRLNRRELAAALQDVSGLTVDLSYALPDDGKVDGFDTGADGLQDAADSVAQALAVTRRAVDGIRFRSESRAKLYAADVRDAKDVKKVFDAWKADGVTVNSGDVVSQPGTGWFIKPKWLPDRGGLTIRIPPPTQRGILRLKFVVSLQKPSPKIPDSQLWVEVGGRDVAYVEIDSSADAPQTLEYQIHLADVTADAKGLAITLTNRVEMPYEIDGYPNEDRSKPEEKIPNGGGLFRPAFDAKTLPITQQPVPLVVLHNFAIEADFQQQWPPADWKFGAGDLSDDRASAERLLVIWIERAWRRPVSVAEQQRFLGLYDQERKRGQDFDEALRAAFHAALMSGSFRYLSVPGPDNPHDQFAIASRLSFFLWGAPPDAELRGLASKNKLRDPAVLDAQVLRLLTDSRSELFFHPFVMQWLEMGQPITLAMDHIQKQDFRFGRNLKASLQQETIAYVTELLQQNRPARELIASNWSMHNDILARHYGYEKIHGGRLRRVTLKKDDPRGGGILSHAGIQSMLCWMGENWVIYRGAWTLRRILDDPPPPPPLEVPELIPSDGKNVGKSFKQLLVQHQEDARCAVCHKSMDPLGFAFQNFDLSGRWRESEFEKYVRNELDGKIEWRGSGKERPVDATGKLPRGETFTSFVECKQLLFQYYTDDIVRGWLKNVFLYSTGRKPEIADLAEIRQIMATHRPRGYPLRELLQSVVRSRAFLGERILTKE
- a CDS encoding DUF1552 domain-containing protein, coding for MNSKNPIVTRRTALHGLGAMIALPWLQVMGGSSAAAAIGQKEPPRLACFYIPGAINHYQWYPADEGPKYTISPSHRPLAHLRDEFSVLSSLLHIQGRISGHEHPYNWLTGTNIKITPGTITNTISLDQVAAQHVGPTYVPSLALSFEDGVGTRTLSRNAMGADIPAIGNYRTVFEKLFPPADAAQLKQAKARLELNRSVLDIAIEETSNLRRKLGHGDQQRLDQYLESIREVEKRMTDNGEILDRGRPKFDEAAVKLQPQGKNRMREHIELMMDLISLAFQTDMTRVVTQSLGGEGGPNYDDYKDWAQSVGAPVRGAHDVHHKGSGNRGVENPDVKVLGLRDEMFCACLARLMDKLKGIEASDGNLLDHTVLLLGGSQISSHSGGSFPMLLAGGRKLGFKHGQHVKWKGGVKPASDLYLTILQQMRCPVKSFKESTGPLSEILA